The Juglans microcarpa x Juglans regia isolate MS1-56 chromosome 2S, Jm3101_v1.0, whole genome shotgun sequence genome has a window encoding:
- the LOC121253164 gene encoding probable polyamine oxidase 5, which yields MVSKKPRIVIIGAGMAGLTAANKLYTTTGFKDMFELCVVEGGRRIGGRINTSEFGGDRIEMGATWIHGIGGSPIHQIAREIHALESEQPWECMDGCSEEPTTIAEGGFELNPSIVQPVTTLFKNLMDYAQGKMIEDSEGSEGFDYSNLAAKAFKICTNNGGQEKLSVGSFLRQGLNAYWVSKKDQGELKGYGNWSRRLLEEAIFGIHENIERTYTSAGNLLTLDYSAESEYRMFPGEEITIAKGYLNIIESLASVLPPGLVKLGGKVTRIEWQPEGHGSSDKQNGHTARPVKLQFNDGSNMLADHVIVTVSLGVLKAGIREDSGMFNPPLPPFKSEAISRLGYGVVNKLFLQVECHDLSKFPFLQMVFHHPDSEFRHKKIPWWMRRTANLCPIYSNSSVLLSWFAGQEALELESLQDEQIIDGVSATLSSFLSQPYKQVNSNSHELCNGNGKSVENIHGNEVKVTKILRSRWGTDPLFLGSYSYVAVGSSGDDLDKMAEPLPKQSSAASPPPLQILFAGEATHRTHYSTTHGAYLSGLREANRLLQHYHCVGV from the coding sequence ATGGTGTCCAAGAAGCCAAGAATTGTTATAATTGGAGCAGGAATGGCTGGTCTTACAGCTGCAAATAAGCTCTACACTACCACTGGCTTTAAAGACATGTTTGAGCTGTGTGTTGTGGAAGGTGGGAGAAGAATTGGTGGCAGAATTAACACTTCTGAGTTTGGTGGTGACCGGATTGAGATGGGCGCAACTTGGATCCATGGCATTGGAGGCAGCCCAATTCACCAAATTGCTCGAGAAATCCATGCACTAGAGTCTGAGCAGCCATGGGAATGCATGGATGGGTGCTCTGAAGAGCCTACCACCATTGCTGAAGGCGGGTTTGAGCTAAATCCCTCTATTGTCCAGCCTGTGACAACCCTCTTCAAAAACCTGATGGATTATGCTCAGGGGAAGATGATTGAAGACAGTGAAGGTAGTGAAGGATTTGATTACTCTAACCTTGCAGCCAAGGCTTTCAAGATTTGTACAAACAATGGTGGGCAAGAAAAGCTGAGTGTCGGTTCTTTTCTACGACAAGGCCTAAATGCTTATTGGGTTTCTAAAAAGGACCAGGGAGAGCTCAAAGGGTATGGTAACTGGAGCAGAAGGCTGCTTGAAGAAGCAATATTTGGAATTCATGAGAACATCGAGAGGACTTACACATCGGCTGGTAATCTTTTAACTTTAGATTATAGTGCAGAAAGCGAATATCGTATGTTTCCTGGTGAAGAAATCACCATTGCCAAAGGCTACTTGAACATTATCGAATCTCTAGCTTCTGTTCTACCACCTGGTTTAGTCAAATTAGGCGGAAAGGTCACCAGAATTGAATGGCAGCCTGAAGGCCATGGATCATCAGACAAGCAAAATGGTCATACTGCTAGGCCCGTGAAGCTGCAGTTCAATGATGGCTCGAATATGTTGGCTGATCATGTTATTGTCACGGTTTCATTGGGAGTACTTAAAGCCGGAATTCGTGAAGATTCAGGTATGTTCAACCCTCCCCTGCCTCCATTTAAGTCTGAGGCCATATCAAGGCTCGGTTATGGTGTTGTCAACAAGTTGTTTCTGCAAGTGGAGTGCCATGATTTGAGCAAGTTTCCATTTCTCCAAATGGTTTTCCATCATCCCGACTCGGAATTCCGGCATAAAAAGATACCCTGGTGGATGAGGAGGACAGCTAATCTGTGCCCAATTTACAGCAATTCGAGTGTCCTGCTATCTTGGTTTGCAGGGCAAGAAGCATTAGAGCTTGAATCACTTCAAGATGAACAGATCATTGATGGGGTTTCAGCAACACTTTCTAGCTTTCTATCACAACCCTACAAGCAAGTGAACTCAAACTCCCATGAACTATGCAATGGGAATGGGAAATCTGTGGAAAACATCCATGGAAATGAAGTGAAAGTCACAAAGATATTGAGAAGCCGATGGGGTACTGATCCTTTATTCTTGGGATCTTATAGTTATGTTGCGGTTGGGTCAAGTGGCGATGATTTGGATAAGATGGCTGAGCCATTGCCAAAACAAAGCAGTGCTGCTTCCCCTCCACCACTTCAAATTCTGTTTGCAGGAGAGGCAACGCATAGAACCCACTATTCTACAACTCATGGAGCTTACTTAAGTGGTCTTAGGGAGGCCAATAGGCTTCTTCAACATTATCACTGTGTTGgggtttag